The Bacteroidota bacterium DNA segment TCAAAAAATCAATTAGTCGTTTCACTATACACCCCAATAATTTTACCAATAGCTACATGAAGATTAATTTTGTCATTATAAATCTGAGATATATTTCTATCTTTAGCTATTGAAATTTGTTGCTTTAATTTTCTGATTTCATGTTCAAAATTCTGTGCCTTAAAATCTTCAATAGTTTCTGATTTCATATGGAATGAACGAGATATTATTACTGATGATGAACCTAAACGAATGTGTTCTGCAATAACAAGCTCTGAAGGTAATACACCCATTCCCATTTTAGCCACCCCTCCAAAACCAAATTTTTTGCTATTCCTCTTAATATTTACTACCATTTCATCAACAGTCCCATCTAAAAGGGGCTCAAACATAAATTTCATATCCAAAGATCT contains these protein-coding regions:
- a CDS encoding aldolase — translated: RSLDMKFMFEPLLDGTVDEMVVNIKRNSKKFGFGGVAKMGMGVLPSELVIAEHIRLGSSSVIISRSFHMKSETIEDFKAQNFEHEIRKLKQQISIAKDRNISQIYNDKINLHVAIGKIIGVYSETTN